TGTAGGTAAGAAAAGATGGATGACTTACAGGTACGACCCTCGTCCACAATCTCTGCGACCTGCCCGAAGGTCACGCATGGGAAGCAAACTGTAATCAGAGCTGCAACCCACAAAGTTAGCCTTCCTTAATTACCTTCTAAGTAACACTGTTTTTAATTAGCGAAAAGTGATAGTGCTATCCAGAAATTTTTACCATTGACTGGGTCATCCATGCAATCGAAGAGGCCAGTTTTCCAGCCCTCAACATGCTGCTGGTAAGTAGAATGAACGTATGGTGCCATAACAACATATCCTGGAGGAACCTGGTAAGCAGCTTGCTGAAAGGGTTGCGAATGTGATGCATAAGTTGAAGCAAAAGGCCTTTGCCCTATATCTTGAGGATAACTTGGCGCCGGAGGAGGAGGTTGCTCATATATTGCTCCTTGTTGGTGGTGGTGGTAGATCGCATTCGGCTCATTTGAGTGAGGGGCCTGGGGGGTCGGCAACCACGCTGCCTCTATCGTGGGTGGAGCGGACGGTGTTGGAAGCCCATATGGGTGACTCGCTTGAACTCGATTTGGAACATATTCTGCTTCAGCTCCATGAAATTCCAAATTATGAGTATCCATTTCTATTTGAGCCAttgatcttttctttttttctttcaaattttataaatgcTAGGATTCCTATTCTATGGCATTGATAAGTGTATTTTATAaattcaatgaaaaataaaatagtagggttttttttaagtaaatggttgtttttaattccgtaaaatggaaaaattttcacTTAGGCCCgttatgatttataaaattttaatttaataatagtaaaattacattttgactctcaaaaataatagaaattggatttaatcttttaaaatttataaagatatagtctattaaaatggtaaaattatttttttactattataaaaatatacaatttaatttccacctccccaaaaatatttttttgactccgCCACCGATTAAATGGTTTTATATATAAGCAGTCACTAACTCAatgaaaattgaaatatatatatttttaaaattaaatcatatatGAATAGTTATTTAGAAAAAAGCTAATTATTATCAAGTTAAACTAGCAAAGTGATTAATTAACAGTCTTGTTATAAGTAGGTAATCGTATTGTGgattaaataaaacaccaaaatatatAGGCGTCCGAAAAAAAGGCATTAATAGTAAGAAAATGATAAGAAATTTGATGAAGACAATTAACAGAGAAATTTATTAACTAGTTTTCACATAGTAATTATCAGTGAATGAGACAGACAAAACCACAATgtgaaaataaatattacattCAGAAAACAACAATTGAATGAAGATGAGTTGTCCTTGTATGATTACTACAACGTGCGATGCCTAAAAACATACATATAGTGTCCCAATGAGAATGCCGGCAAAGAAGAACAACTCCAAAATTCATTAGTCTTATAAACCATTTTTGAACTTACACCTATTATGCtgccatgccatgacatttagaAGCCATCACCACTCCAAACACAGCTGAAAATCACCCAAATTTGTAAACTTAAAGAGTCAGCTATTTGTCCACCCAAAACAATGATTTCATACCAAACCTTGCTTACAACCTATGGATCTGTTAAACTGAACTACTCCTACATGCCATCATCGCTTTTGTGTCCCTTGTTTCATCCTCTACTTCTTCACATGTTGCATTAGAAAATTTGTAACTTAAATTATTTGCAAGTAGCTAAAGATCACAGGTTATGAGTCTTTAAGAAAAATTGAGCATCGCTAGAGAATTCAAATATAATGATGATTTGACAATCTATATTGTcaattgaatttcatgaattaacGAATATTATACGTTAAAGTGACACttctattaaataaaaaatactaagtGGGTAAATGAAGAATGAAttagtatttaaaatataaaaaagaaatgtAGAGAATTAAAGATAAATCAAAACAATCGATTTATAGCGATTCAATCTCAATCTCAGTCTCCTATCTCCACTATATTAGTTCCACTTGTCAAGGATTTCCAAGGAATCTATACAAAAATTTAGCAATAAAgatctcattaaaaatatcatGTAAGAGaaataaggaagaaaataaacCTTTGGTGAATTTCCTCTTGATTTCTTGCTTTTTTGAGTGTTCTTGATGTGTATTTATACTAAATAATGAGTTTATAACCGTTGGAGACAAAATATAACCATTATGAGAAGAAAAAACACAACTTTAGACAACCTTACACATATGGGGAGTAAACTTACACCATCAGCTGGAAAATGTGACTGTTAGACATGAGGATGGAGCAAAATTCAATCCCTCTCCGTTCTATACAAAAGTActtaaaatgagtttaaaatatctagaaattattttaatttagctcaaaaacattaaaaataaatcaaatcgtTTTTGaggactaaaaaatattttataatattttctcaaaaatgatttgagaatatatTGATTCGttctaatataataaaaatgtaagACAATCGAAATTTGCAATTTGAAAAACTCAAATCTATACCTTTTCAAAGTACGGCTCCTCTAATCTCTTTAATAAAAGCATTCcttgaaatttaaaattctaaaatgttataacaccaaagattttttaaaaaaaacattttaaatttcaatagatatggataaattttaataaatacataACTTAAAAACTACATTCATTTAAACAATACAACAATATATATGGTTATCATTTAATCGCTTTCATTCTTtcttgctttttttctttttgcttatattaatattagtatttaatttttaaataagagaataatacaCTTCAACATACTTAAATTTATATCTTTTTGTGTAGACAACAATATCCATACCATTCAAACTAAAATTCAAACAGTTTAACCATCTTAAACTTAAAAATGTGTGTTATTATGTCATAGGCCTTGACCTTCGTTTTGTTCAAAAGGTCCAATTCGATATCTCTAAGTAAGCCCGCATTCTGAATTTCACAATAACCCACCCACCATTTTCACCCTTCAACTATATCTCTTTGTGGTTTATAAATTAATACGAGTTGATGAAAGTATAgctgttttaattttattaaataagatttttagggtttagagttatGTCACTAGAAATAACCATTCAAAACAAAAAGCTAAGTAGTTCaactaaaaatttcaaaattctgaaagaggaaaaaaagagtcaaattctAATGATTAGGTTTCTTAATCCCAAATCTTGACTTAAACACACAAAAAATTAACAACTCTTaacattttcaatataaacatgaatTAGTCCAAAgtagaatttataattattatactcAAAAGTTGAAAGTTAAATCAACTTATTTACTAAGCATTTTTTAACCCTAACAAATATCAAAACAATGTTGAAGGAGAAAGAGGTGAGTTCATAAAATAGGATTGAGACAGTCTTTAATCCCTTTACCCAAGGGCTCATCATttgtaaattatttaaaacatttttgtATTAATATGTAAAATAGTATATTATTGAGATTAAGCGTCTTTcgattaaaaatttcattttaatacgTGTGCATCGTCTATCCATTAATTTATTACAATGAATGCATTGGAAAACATAAAAGAGAGAGAATAAAATCCAAAGTCAGCCTTAAGGGTTAAGCTACCTGACCACGTGCCtttgtatatttttgttttttgttttaacgacgaaataaaaggaaaaggtaaaggaaaaggaaatggaaatggaGAGTTGGGTTCAAAGCTTCGCCCTGAGCTTATTGCTTTAATGGTCTGCCAGCCAACAAGCCTGACGTGACCTGCCTCCCAAcccaaataaataaaacccattGCTCCCTCATCTCTCACTCCACAACCCCAAACATGGCTGCTGCTTCTTCCAACCATTTCCTTCTCTCCTTTTCCCTCTTCCTTTCCTTTCTGTTTACTTCCACCCTCGCTCGTCTCTCTCCCCAAACAACCACGACTACACTCGATGTCTCTTCCTCTCTTTCACAAGCTCAACATATACTTTCCTTCGACCCACAATCTTTGAAAGCTTTCGCTCAGACCCAAACCCAACCCCTTTTCTTCAACTCTTCTACTTCTGCTGCTGTTTTCTCTGTTCCACTTCACTCTAGGGGCTCCGTACACAAAACCCACCACACCGACTACAAAGCCCTTGTCGCATCCCGACTAGACCGTGACTCCGCCCGTGTCGACTCTCTCTCTACCAAGCTTCTACTCGCTCTCAATGGAGTCAAGAAATCCCAGCTCCGCCCACTCCCTACCCAGATCCAAGCTGAGGCACTTTCTACCCCCATTATTTCCGGAACAAGCCAAGGGAGTGGAGAGTACTTTTCCCGGGTCGGAGTCGGTAACCCGGCTAAACAATACTACATGGTTCTTGATACTGGAAGTGATATCAACTGGATTCAGTGTGAGCCCTGTAACGAATGTTACCAACAATCCGACCCCATATTTAACCCATCCGGGTCCTCCACTTACAGCCCGGTTACTTGCGAATCAAAACAGTGCTCTTCTCTTGAAGTTTCCGCTTGCCGTAGCGGGAAATGCCTATACCAAGTCTCGTACGGTGATGGATCTTACACGGTGGGTGATTTCGTTACCGAGACAGTGTCGTTTGGAAACTCCGGTAACATGAATGGAGTGGCTTTGGGTTGTGGCCATGATAATGAAGGCTTGTTTGTTGGAGCGGCGGGGTTGCTTGGACTCGGGGGTGGACCCTTGTCTTTAACATCCCAGATTAAAGCGACATCGTTCTCTTACTGCTTAGTGGATCGTGATTCGACCGGCTCGTCGACTTTGGACTTCAACTCGGGTTTACCGGCCGACTCGGTGATCGCTCCATTAATGAAGAGCCGAAAGGTGAATACGTTTTATTACATCGGTCTCACCGGGTTCAGCGTAGGTGGGCAAGCGGTCAACATTTCCCCGGGGCTTTTTGAAATCAACGAGGCAGGAGAAGGAGGAGTGATCATAGACTGCGGGACTGCCATCACTCGGCTGCAAACTCAGGCATATAACGCGCTGCGAGACGCGTTTGTGAAACAGACACAGGGGTTGCCGAGCGCGAGTGGGGTGGCGTTGTTCGACACGTGTTACGACTTGTCGTCGAAGAGCAGCGTGAAGGTGCCAACGGTGGCGTTCCATTTCGGGGAAGGGAAATCACTTGATTTACCggctaaaaattatttaatcccCGTGGACTCATCGGGAACGTTTTGCTTCGCTTTTGCTCCTACGTCGTCGTCTATGTCTATTATTGGGAACGTGCAACAACAAGGGACACGTGTTAGCTTCGACCTTGCTAATAATAGGGTTGGCTTCTCTTCTCGTAAATGTTAACgacactaattaatttaataatcacCCTTTTTCTTATCTCTGGtaacaaaaaggaaaagatgagGGGCTTTTTTACTTATTGCTACTGTAATATTAGTACTGCTTTTTTCTAggtttggtaattaaatgaggGGCTTCTGTTTGAAAAAGATGGGTCCCActggaataaattataaaaaaagaagaagaagaaagtatTAGGGTTCTGTTAGAAATTAAATCTGATAGTGTGTTTTTACAGTTCAGTGGCATTGTATTTGTATAGTAAATCATGATATTAAGTTGGTTACCATGTTAATCAAATTCCTATACTAAGTAAATACAAAGTAGGTGTTACATATGGTCCCAGTTGCAGTGGAGTGAAGGCAAGTGTGGGACCCGTTCCGTGATTGTCGGCAGGCGTCTTTTTCATTAATAGATTGTCGTTTCATTCATTTAGATGACGCGTACAAGATTCTACACTAGCTTTGCTCCCGCTCTCACCTTCGTCAACCATATCCATTTCCCGCCCGTCcaaattttcaaatcaatttcccaattattttcatttaaactactaaattattgttgttattaaatTCAGAACTACactcacaattcaaataaaatattatgtaaaaaatatcattataaaaatGAATAAGATTGGGGTTGAAATTGTTAAAAGATCATGGTGAATGAAAAATaggtaataaatttataaaaaaaaaaattacataaggTGTTAGTTTAAATATGTAATATATTTCAGTCTACATTATAATTTAAGAGAATGGTATCTACTTTTACTtattatttctataaaaaaaatgttatttttgggGTGCGTGCTTcgatttcaaaataattatacaactttatatttttacccaacaaATTTGGTTGTGAAATGGAGATGGAAGACTATGTAAATTTAGGGTCTTTGGTCAATGGGATAGGTGCGGCCGCTGCTTGTCACGTGAAAAAAAAGCCAATTGGCAATAATGTCCAACTCAAGACCAAGCCAACCTCCATTATTACTTCTTCCCTCCTTTCAATTTTCACCTACTCAAATTTAGTATTTTGAATCGTTGGTTAAAGTGTGCTCTCATTTCCTTTTCCTAATCAGGGTATTTACCATCtctacatataatttattttttatttttttattgtgaatattttttaaaaagataaataaatatttatgaaatatgttTTGTTTTTCCAACCATATGATTAAGGAACAAAGTAAGTAAGCACCACATTACACCTTATAATTTATTATCATCTCTTACTCAAATAATGAGTCGAGTGAAAAGAAATGTTCTGAATTTTGAAACTTTACCTATTGTATTTATTGCTAATTAAAATATCTtaattataatatgtaaattgtaaataaaattgatttttataatgAAAAATGCGAATGAcaatgtttttcttttctttccttttcggTGGAATGTTATATTAACGGGGAAAAAAATTGTTTGGCGGTGGGggaaagttaaaaataaaacagaaaagtGGAAGGCTTTTGATTCTAAGTTGGTCAAAATAATATTgtatatttctataaatattcataattttttgaacttctttatatttttaataatttaaaaaaataattttttttcaaaatttatcaatttcttaaaactttttataatatttataaatttcatatttttcaaaattttaaaagatttttattttttaataattacaaaATGGAATAGGAAAAAAGAGTGGATAGTTTATTTTAGGTGGTGTTAAAATTGATTGAAGTATGTTATCAAAATTTATGATTAGTGGGTGAtttttaaaaatgtgaaatgttgttttttaaaatttactaaagtAGCTATATCTTTGCTTCTTTTATTTAGGTTATTTTCACATTTAATTTGGTGTTGGATTCATTTTTAATACTAATTCAGTTATATCAAACCTACATTATGTGATATCAGTAGTGAATAAAGTAATCTTTCAAAAGAAAGAGTGAGTGAGTGAGAAGAACAGAACTATGTCTAGGTGGATTTGGCataaagattcatcaatggtgaacaagaaatgaaaaaaaggaaaaagtgagattaaataaaaacaatatgtTGAGGCAGATTTGGAGTGAAAGATGAATATCTCATTCCCTTGTTTCTCCTTTTACAGCATAACTCTTACTCCCAATTTCCTCTCacaatatgtaattaaataatgcaataaatataaatttattttctaacgtctattcatctttttttttctttctaaaaggaGTTATTTTAgctttaaacttttaaattttaattaaattgtttgtcttttattgaaaaattgattaaactattaaaattttaatgacattgACGTggcattttatatattaatatggataaatatttaaaaaaattataatttttttaaactttgttgattttttaaaatattttttttgaatttttatgaactataCGTTGATTGCTATGTTGATGACCACATCAatgctattaaaattttaacagtctAATTAAATTTTCTgtccaaaaataaacaaattaaaataaataaatgttaagactaaatttattctatattttattagtgcatatttaaataatttattaactctCTTTAGACGTGATATGTACGGATGATAAGGATATGTTGTTACTATGAGTATTCATGCTCTAGtatcataataatattttagttattatatgGTTTCGAAAGCAAACATGAAACAAATCATTATTAACTCTATTTTCAAGATGCTTTCTCGTCTATTATTAAGATTTATCTTATCCTATGTAAAGCATATAACAGCTCATACACATATCATTTGCTCATTATAGGAAAACTTTCCCTTAACTTACTAATTCATGTTACCTTTTTTAATATCTAATAACaccttcaaaaataaaaattttgaatcaaaaatcaaatttgaataaGAGTGGAGAAGAAAAAGAGTTGTTCTAATAATGATGTcaaaattaattatgatttaagACCAACACTAAACTTGCTTGaatttctttataaaaataatataatgaatgaAGAAGAAAGCAACGATTCAAGGGGATAATGTTGGTCATGAgtcttttaattataaatatgtttaatatttggtttcaaaagatattaatgaaaaaaattctcAAATATGTGATAAAGGTGAGAAATCTCGTGATAGTAGGAACAATAATAAAAGTAGTTGTCTTGTTTGTCAATGTTGTCTTAGATGATTATGGGTACTAGTGTCACAAGGCTAGATCTTTCAACCCGTGACACTAGCATGTAGCAAAAGTGCTCAGAACCCATTGTCATGAACTTTTTCTAGCATGTTTGAGCTTATGTTTGTACATAAACATGTgccaaattgattaaataaaatagaGCCCATGAGGTAAATGATATGATTGGCCTTCGAATTGCTAAGAACATTAAATTGGTTGAAGTTCAATCAAGCGGATGAGATGAAATAAAGTGTTTAGCTAAAGattgtaaaaattttattcacACAAAATAGGAGGTTGTTTTGGAGGAGAAGGATGCTAAGTTATaacacaagttttttttttaccaaaatgcTAGTAATTATGAGGCCCTAGAGGAGACACCAAAGGTCTTCACCCTCCATCCCATGGATAGATAGAATAGGAGGACAGAGCTCTTGGTTTTCCATGTAGTTAAAAAGTTAAACAAtaaattttttgttataaattaaaaaataatatatgctTAATTTTAATAGAACTCATGTCCtctttatttaattaacattatgcGATTTATTGATAAAGATGACGTTCTCAA
This window of the Gossypium hirsutum isolate 1008001.06 chromosome A09, Gossypium_hirsutum_v2.1, whole genome shotgun sequence genome carries:
- the LOC107930199 gene encoding protein PLANT CADMIUM RESISTANCE 6 yields the protein MAQIEMDTHNLEFHGAEAEYVPNRVQASHPYGLPTPSAPPTIEAAWLPTPQAPHSNEPNAIYHHHQQGAIYEQPPPPAPSYPQDIGQRPFASTYASHSQPFQQAAYQVPPGYVVMAPYVHSTYQQHVEGWKTGLFDCMDDPVNALITVCFPCVTFGQVAEIVDEGRTSCASNGLLYGVIALLIGIPCILSCGYRTKLRNKFQLSESPAPDWVVHCFCDCCALCQEYRELHQRGWDPSTGWHGNLARRQNMHQQQQYVMMAPINQTMMG
- the LOC107930242 gene encoding protein ASPARTIC PROTEASE IN GUARD CELL 1; the protein is MAAASSNHFLLSFSLFLSFLFTSTLARLSPQTTTTTLDVSSSLSQAQHILSFDPQSLKAFAQTQTQPLFFNSSTSAAVFSVPLHSRGSVHKTHHTDYKALVASRLDRDSARVDSLSTKLLLALNGVKKSQLRPLPTQIQAEALSTPIISGTSQGSGEYFSRVGVGNPAKQYYMVLDTGSDINWIQCEPCNECYQQSDPIFNPSGSSTYSPVTCESKQCSSLEVSACRSGKCLYQVSYGDGSYTVGDFVTETVSFGNSGNMNGVALGCGHDNEGLFVGAAGLLGLGGGPLSLTSQIKATSFSYCLVDRDSTGSSTLDFNSGLPADSVIAPLMKSRKVNTFYYIGLTGFSVGGQAVNISPGLFEINEAGEGGVIIDCGTAITRLQTQAYNALRDAFVKQTQGLPSASGVALFDTCYDLSSKSSVKVPTVAFHFGEGKSLDLPAKNYLIPVDSSGTFCFAFAPTSSSMSIIGNVQQQGTRVSFDLANNRVGFSSRKC